In Oceanobacillus sp. FSL K6-2867, one DNA window encodes the following:
- a CDS encoding MFS transporter, protein MKKPGLQLSLQTSSLVVGFMVWVLISSLMPYITADIPMTSGQASIVTAIPVILGSLLRIPIGFYADRFGARIIFLISFLVLLFPVFYLSVASSFVDLVIGGLILGIGGATFSIGVTSLPKYYPKEKHGFINGIYGVGNIGTAITTFGAPILAESIGWQGTVRVFLIIVVVYSALIFIFGDRKEAKVKKSMVEQIRGVYKNSTLWFLSLFYFITFGAFVAFTMFLPSFLVDNFGLAPVDAGIRTAIFILIATLLRPVGGMLADKYNPFIILMFVFIGVACSGILLSFSPDIIWYTVGALAVGITVGVGNGTVFKLVPLYFSKQAGIVNGIVSAMGGLGGFFPPLLLTAVANITGQHAIAFMLMSEFAFVSFVIVIFMYYQERVSVEGKIIESAAEGIMVTNKKRIIQNVNPAFERITGYTKEEVLGKTPAILKSGKQDKAFYDGMWNSINKNGFWEGEIWNKRKNGEMYPELLTISPVKNNVGEIKYYVGVFNDITH, encoded by the coding sequence ATGAAGAAACCGGGTTTACAGCTATCCTTACAAACATCGAGTTTAGTCGTTGGATTTATGGTATGGGTGCTCATTTCGTCGCTAATGCCATATATCACAGCAGATATTCCAATGACTTCTGGGCAAGCTTCGATCGTAACTGCTATTCCAGTTATTTTGGGCTCCCTCTTGCGTATACCAATTGGTTTTTATGCAGATCGATTCGGTGCCAGAATTATTTTCTTAATTAGTTTTCTCGTTCTTTTATTTCCGGTATTTTACTTAAGTGTAGCGAGTTCCTTTGTCGATCTTGTCATTGGTGGACTAATACTTGGTATTGGTGGAGCAACCTTTTCCATCGGGGTTACATCATTGCCGAAGTATTACCCAAAGGAAAAGCATGGTTTTATTAATGGAATATATGGTGTCGGTAATATTGGAACTGCGATTACAACTTTCGGAGCTCCAATCCTTGCTGAATCCATTGGTTGGCAAGGAACTGTTCGCGTATTTTTGATTATTGTCGTAGTGTACTCCGCATTGATTTTTATCTTTGGAGATCGTAAAGAAGCAAAAGTAAAGAAATCCATGGTTGAACAAATTCGAGGTGTCTATAAAAATTCGACATTGTGGTTCCTAAGCTTATTTTATTTCATTACATTCGGAGCTTTTGTTGCGTTCACGATGTTCTTACCAAGTTTCCTAGTTGATAATTTTGGTTTAGCGCCTGTGGATGCAGGAATTAGGACAGCAATATTCATTTTAATTGCAACATTACTTCGACCGGTTGGTGGTATGCTTGCAGATAAATATAATCCATTTATCATTTTAATGTTTGTTTTTATTGGCGTTGCCTGTTCCGGAATCTTATTATCCTTCTCACCTGATATTATTTGGTATACCGTTGGAGCTTTAGCAGTTGGGATTACCGTGGGGGTCGGAAATGGTACAGTCTTTAAATTAGTGCCTTTGTATTTTTCCAAACAAGCAGGCATTGTGAATGGGATTGTTTCCGCTATGGGTGGACTAGGTGGTTTCTTCCCACCTTTGCTTCTGACCGCTGTTGCTAATATTACGGGACAGCATGCGATTGCTTTCATGTTAATGTCAGAATTCGCCTTCGTAAGTTTCGTTATTGTTATTTTTATGTATTACCAGGAACGAGTCAGTGTTGAAGGTAAAATTATCGAAAGTGCTGCAGAAGGAATCATGGTAACGAATAAAAAACGTATTATCCAAAATGTTAATCCAGCTTTTGAACGAATCACCGGTTATACAAAAGAGGAAGTACTTGGAAAGACACCAGCAATTCTAAAATCTGGAAAACAAGACAAAGCATTTTATGATGGAATGTGGAATTCGATTAATAAAAACGGCTTCTGGGAAGGTGAAATTTGGAACAAACGAAAAAATGGAGAGATGTATCCAGAGCTGCTTACCATAAGTCCAGTTAAGAATAATGTTGGCGAGATTAAGTACTACGTTGGTGTTTTCAATGATATAACACATTAA
- a CDS encoding nitrate reductase subunit alpha yields MKKKPSPLWQRLNYLKPKETYSNNHSQLQEGNRDWENVYRRRWQHDKVIRSTHGVNCTGSCSWNIYVKDGIVTWEGQQLDYPTTGPDMPEFEPRGCPRGASFSWYIYSPLRVKYPYIRKKLLVLWKEALAAYDNPLEAWKSIVEDKEKANSYKRARGKGGLVRADWEEVAKLIAASTLYTIVKYGPDRNVGFSPIPAMSMISHAAGSRFMQLMGGPMLSFYDWYADLPPASPQIWGDQTDVPESSDWFNSSYIITWGSNVPMTRTPDAHFLVEARYKGTKVVSVSPDYAESTTFSDDWLSVRQGTDGAVAMAMGHVILNEFYDKNMTPYFEDYAKQYTDFPFSVRLKEDNGMFVADRFLNEADLGTTSENNEWKPAMYNQATGKFSIPHGTMGSRWDDKGNWNLKLIDENTNEKIEPVLSFLGMEDEVVYVNMPYFDAETRKVLSRAVPVKKVELNGKTEYIATVYDLMLANYGIDRGLGGEVASSYDDIAPFSPAWQEEITGVDRNLVIKIAREFAQNAVDTKGRSMIIVGAGINHWFNSDTIYRAVVNLVLMVGAQGVNGGGWAHYVGQEKLRPAEGWSTIATAKDWGGPAKLQNGTSFFYFATDQWRFEETPVSDLTAANEKARYEHHGDYNVLAARLGWLPSYPTFNKNGIDLYKEAVANGYETTEDIGNYVAKQLKEKELQFAIEDPDNPVNFPRNLFVWRANLISSSGKGHEYFLKHLLGTSHGLLNDDEESIRPEEIKWREEAPEGKLDLLINLDFRMAGTALYSDVILPASTWYEKHDLSSTDMHPFVHPFNPAITSPWEAKSDWDIFKALAKGVSDLAEEIDMETIKEIVATPLLHDTKAEMAQPLGKIKDWSKGECEPIPGKTMPQIHVVERDYKQIYNKMTALGPNVATQPYGGKGINWSMEKEYEQVKHTLGTVDNGTIADGCPDITHAKDACEAILMLSSTTNGKVAVKAWEALEEVTDLELKDLAEEREEELFTFEKITAQPMTVITSPAFSGSEKGGRRYSPFTTNIERLIPFRTITGRQSYFLDHEMMKEFGESFAVFKPILNHKPFRSKRPEVEGKEITLNYLTPHNKWSIHSMYFDAQPMLTLFRGGPTVWLNKDDAAEIDVEDNDWIECFNRNGVVVARAVVSHRIPRTMAFMHHAQDRHIHTPGTSLTKNRGGTHNSPTRIHVKPTHMIGGYAQLSYGFNYYGPTGNQRDLNVVIRKMKEVDWLEN; encoded by the coding sequence ATGAAGAAGAAACCATCTCCACTTTGGCAGCGATTGAACTATTTAAAACCAAAAGAAACATATTCCAATAATCATAGTCAATTACAAGAAGGTAATCGTGACTGGGAAAATGTATACCGGAGAAGATGGCAGCATGATAAGGTTATTCGCTCCACACATGGAGTCAACTGTACCGGATCATGCAGCTGGAATATTTATGTGAAAGACGGGATTGTCACATGGGAAGGACAGCAATTGGACTATCCGACAACAGGTCCAGACATGCCGGAATTTGAACCTCGGGGCTGTCCAAGAGGAGCTAGTTTTTCCTGGTATATTTATAGCCCACTACGTGTGAAATATCCATATATACGTAAAAAATTACTAGTTTTATGGAAAGAAGCATTAGCAGCTTATGATAATCCATTGGAAGCGTGGAAGAGCATTGTAGAGGACAAAGAAAAGGCAAATTCCTATAAACGAGCAAGAGGAAAGGGTGGACTTGTTCGAGCGGACTGGGAAGAAGTAGCAAAGCTTATTGCCGCATCTACTTTATATACGATTGTGAAATATGGTCCAGATCGAAATGTTGGTTTTTCACCAATTCCAGCCATGTCCATGATCAGCCATGCGGCAGGAAGCCGTTTTATGCAATTAATGGGCGGACCAATGCTCAGCTTCTATGATTGGTATGCCGACTTGCCACCAGCATCCCCGCAAATTTGGGGAGATCAAACGGATGTACCAGAGAGCTCAGACTGGTTTAATTCGAGCTATATAATCACATGGGGTTCGAATGTGCCGATGACACGTACACCAGACGCTCACTTTTTAGTTGAAGCTCGTTATAAAGGAACGAAAGTTGTATCCGTTAGCCCGGACTACGCAGAATCAACGACTTTCTCCGATGACTGGCTATCCGTTAGACAAGGAACAGATGGTGCAGTTGCAATGGCCATGGGACATGTTATCTTAAATGAATTTTATGATAAAAATATGACACCATACTTTGAGGACTATGCAAAGCAATATACCGATTTTCCATTCTCTGTTCGTTTAAAAGAAGATAATGGAATGTTTGTGGCAGACAGATTCCTAAATGAAGCTGATCTTGGCACTACTTCAGAGAATAATGAATGGAAGCCTGCTATGTATAATCAAGCAACAGGTAAATTCTCTATTCCGCATGGAACGATGGGTTCTCGCTGGGATGATAAAGGAAACTGGAACTTGAAGCTCATTGATGAAAATACCAATGAAAAAATTGAACCTGTACTAAGTTTTCTTGGAATGGAAGACGAAGTGGTGTATGTCAATATGCCATACTTTGATGCGGAAACGAGAAAAGTACTGTCACGTGCAGTTCCGGTGAAAAAAGTAGAACTGAATGGCAAGACAGAATATATTGCAACGGTTTATGATTTAATGCTTGCTAACTATGGTATTGACCGTGGTCTTGGCGGAGAAGTGGCAAGTTCTTATGATGACATCGCACCATTCTCACCAGCATGGCAAGAAGAAATTACAGGTGTGGATCGCAATCTCGTCATAAAGATTGCTCGTGAGTTTGCACAAAATGCAGTGGATACAAAAGGCCGTTCAATGATTATCGTTGGAGCAGGAATTAACCATTGGTTTAACTCAGACACGATTTATCGTGCTGTTGTTAACCTTGTCCTAATGGTAGGTGCACAAGGTGTAAATGGCGGAGGCTGGGCCCATTATGTTGGACAAGAAAAATTACGGCCTGCAGAAGGATGGAGCACGATCGCAACTGCTAAAGACTGGGGCGGTCCAGCTAAACTGCAAAATGGAACATCCTTTTTCTACTTTGCAACCGATCAATGGCGCTTTGAGGAAACACCTGTTAGTGACCTTACCGCTGCAAATGAAAAAGCAAGATACGAACATCATGGGGATTACAATGTGTTGGCAGCTCGCCTTGGCTGGCTTCCATCTTATCCAACATTCAATAAAAACGGAATTGATCTCTATAAGGAAGCAGTAGCAAATGGCTATGAAACAACGGAAGATATCGGAAACTATGTGGCGAAGCAATTAAAAGAAAAAGAACTGCAATTTGCAATTGAAGATCCAGATAACCCGGTCAATTTCCCAAGAAACTTATTTGTGTGGCGTGCAAACTTAATCTCCAGTTCAGGAAAAGGACATGAGTATTTTCTTAAACATTTACTAGGAACTTCCCATGGACTGTTAAACGATGATGAAGAGAGTATTCGCCCTGAGGAAATTAAATGGCGGGAAGAAGCACCAGAAGGAAAACTTGATTTATTAATTAACCTTGATTTCCGTATGGCTGGAACGGCACTATACTCAGATGTCATCTTGCCTGCATCGACTTGGTATGAAAAGCACGACTTATCCAGTACGGATATGCATCCATTCGTACATCCATTTAATCCAGCGATTACGTCACCATGGGAAGCGAAATCTGACTGGGATATCTTTAAAGCCTTGGCAAAAGGAGTTTCGGATTTAGCTGAGGAAATTGATATGGAGACAATCAAGGAAATCGTCGCAACACCACTGCTTCATGATACAAAAGCAGAAATGGCCCAGCCATTAGGAAAGATTAAAGACTGGTCCAAAGGTGAGTGTGAACCGATTCCAGGTAAAACGATGCCACAAATTCATGTAGTAGAACGTGATTACAAACAAATTTATAACAAGATGACAGCACTTGGACCAAATGTTGCAACCCAGCCTTATGGTGGAAAAGGTATCAACTGGTCGATGGAAAAAGAGTATGAACAGGTGAAACACACACTTGGAACGGTGGATAATGGAACGATTGCTGATGGCTGTCCAGATATTACGCACGCCAAAGATGCATGTGAAGCAATTTTAATGCTTTCATCTACAACGAATGGAAAAGTAGCTGTAAAAGCGTGGGAAGCTTTAGAAGAAGTAACAGATCTCGAGTTAAAAGATTTAGCAGAGGAAAGAGAAGAAGAATTATTTACATTTGAAAAAATAACGGCGCAGCCAATGACGGTTATTACGTCACCAGCTTTTAGCGGCTCAGAAAAAGGTGGCAGAAGGTATTCCCCTTTTACAACAAATATTGAACGTTTGATTCCATTTCGAACCATTACAGGAAGGCAATCCTACTTCCTGGATCATGAAATGATGAAGGAATTCGGGGAATCATTTGCCGTATTCAAACCAATTTTGAACCATAAGCCATTCCGTTCCAAACGGCCGGAAGTGGAAGGAAAAGAAATCACGTTGAACTATCTGACACCACATAATAAATGGTCGATTCATAGCATGTACTTTGATGCGCAGCCAATGTTAACTCTTTTCCGAGGTGGTCCAACGGTGTGGCTAAATAAAGATGATGCAGCGGAAATTGATGTTGAGGATAATGATTGGATTGAATGCTTCAACCGCAATGGAGTCGTAGTAGCAAGGGCGGTTGTTTCCCATCGTATCCCTAGAACAATGGCATTTATGCATCATGCTCAAGATCGTCATATCCATACACCTGGAACAAGTCTAACGAAAAATCGTGGTGGCACGCATAATAGTCCAACGAGAATTCATGTAAAACCAACACATATGATTGGTGGATATGCCCAATTAAGCTATGGATTTAATTACTATGGCCCAACAGGAAACCAGCGTGACTTGAATGTTGTTATTCGGAAAATGAAGGAGGTAGATTGGCTTGAAAATTAA
- the narJ gene encoding nitrate reductase molybdenum cofactor assembly chaperone, with amino-acid sequence MNQHIYQLISFLLNYPTEEMIDILPEIEMEIEEQSNSQIKVNIKQFIQQSKEMSLDDWITHYIEHFDFGKLTNLYVTYLKLGEQRERGLELLKLKKYYEAHGFEVTDKELPDYLPVMLEFCANVPVEVSNELLAMHHQAIGEIQARLVENNSYYRLLFDALFLYMEENGVTSVALKEA; translated from the coding sequence ATGAATCAACATATCTATCAGTTAATATCGTTTCTCCTTAACTATCCAACGGAAGAAATGATAGACATCTTACCAGAAATAGAAATGGAAATAGAAGAACAATCGAACAGTCAAATCAAAGTAAATATCAAGCAGTTTATTCAACAATCAAAAGAGATGTCACTAGACGACTGGATCACGCACTATATCGAGCATTTTGACTTTGGAAAATTAACGAATCTCTATGTAACCTATTTGAAACTAGGCGAACAGCGCGAACGTGGCTTGGAATTACTTAAGCTTAAGAAATATTATGAGGCACATGGGTTTGAAGTAACCGACAAGGAATTACCAGACTATCTTCCAGTTATGTTAGAGTTCTGTGCTAATGTCCCAGTTGAAGTAAGTAATGAATTACTTGCTATGCACCATCAGGCAATCGGCGAAATTCAGGCAAGATTAGTCGAAAATAATAGCTATTACCGATTATTATTTGATGCACTCTTTCTTTATATGGAAGAAAACGGGGTAACATCTGTGGCTCTTAAAGAAGCCTAG
- the narH gene encoding nitrate reductase subunit beta: MKIKAQVGMVMNLDKCIGCHTCSVTCKNTWTNRPGAEYMYFNNVETKPGIGYPKQWEDQDKYKGGWELHNDELRLKSGSKTNRLLNLFYNPNQPEMDDYFEPWNYDYETLTTSKERKHQPVARAKSAVTGEFMDLEWGPNWEDDLAGGHITGLRDPNVVQMEESIKTEFEDVFMMYLPRICEHCINAPCVSSCPSGAMYKRDEDGIVLVDQNACRAWRHCVTSCPYKKVYFNWKTNKAEKCTMCFPRIENGQPTICAETCVGRIRYIGIMLYDADRVLEAASVEDEKELYHAQLGIFLDPNDPEVIKQAKKDGIPMDWIEAAQQSPLYKMIIDWKIALPLHPEYRTMPMVWYIPPLSPVMNMIEGKGSTADTEDIFPAIDNMRIPIEYLANLLTAGDTGHIRTVLKKMAVMRNFMRAEQTGKEFDADILSDLGLTEKAIKEMYRLLAIAKYEDRFVIPHSHKEEVADLYKEQGACGLDFAGGPGSCGVLS; encoded by the coding sequence TTGAAAATTAAAGCACAGGTCGGGATGGTAATGAACCTCGATAAGTGTATCGGCTGTCATACATGTAGCGTGACATGTAAGAACACGTGGACAAACCGCCCAGGTGCCGAATACATGTACTTTAATAATGTAGAAACAAAGCCTGGAATTGGCTATCCAAAACAGTGGGAAGATCAAGATAAATATAAAGGTGGCTGGGAGCTTCACAACGACGAGTTAAGGTTAAAATCAGGCTCGAAAACGAATCGGCTACTAAACTTGTTTTATAACCCAAACCAACCAGAAATGGACGATTATTTTGAACCATGGAACTACGATTATGAAACATTAACAACTAGTAAAGAACGGAAACATCAGCCAGTTGCCAGGGCGAAATCTGCGGTGACAGGAGAGTTCATGGATTTGGAATGGGGACCGAACTGGGAAGATGACTTAGCTGGTGGCCATATTACAGGACTTCGTGATCCAAACGTCGTACAGATGGAAGAATCCATTAAAACCGAATTCGAAGATGTGTTCATGATGTATCTGCCGCGTATTTGTGAGCATTGTATTAACGCACCATGTGTATCCTCTTGCCCATCGGGAGCAATGTATAAGCGTGATGAAGATGGAATCGTGCTAGTGGATCAAAATGCATGTCGTGCATGGAGACATTGTGTAACTTCTTGTCCGTATAAAAAAGTGTACTTCAATTGGAAAACAAATAAAGCTGAAAAATGTACGATGTGTTTCCCAAGAATCGAAAATGGCCAGCCAACGATTTGTGCAGAAACATGTGTTGGACGGATTCGCTATATCGGTATCATGCTGTATGATGCAGACCGCGTCTTAGAAGCAGCATCTGTAGAGGATGAAAAGGAATTATATCATGCACAGCTCGGTATTTTCCTTGATCCAAACGATCCAGAAGTTATCAAGCAAGCCAAAAAAGATGGAATTCCAATGGACTGGATTGAAGCGGCTCAACAATCACCACTTTATAAAATGATTATAGATTGGAAGATTGCCCTGCCATTACATCCGGAATACAGAACAATGCCAATGGTATGGTATATCCCGCCATTAAGCCCAGTTATGAACATGATTGAAGGCAAAGGCAGCACAGCAGACACAGAAGACATTTTCCCAGCAATTGATAACATGCGCATTCCAATTGAATACCTTGCAAATCTATTAACTGCTGGAGATACCGGGCATATCCGTACGGTTCTAAAGAAAATGGCAGTCATGCGTAACTTTATGCGAGCTGAACAAACTGGAAAAGAATTTGATGCTGACATCCTATCCGATCTCGGTTTAACTGAAAAAGCAATCAAAGAAATGTACCGTCTGTTAGCGATTGCTAAGTATGAAGACAGATTCGTTATACCACATAGTCACAAAGAAGAAGTAGCTGATCTATATAAAGAACAAGGAGCATGCGGCCTAGACTTCGCAGGAGGCCCAGGAAGCTGCGGTGTGCTTTCCTAA